Genomic DNA from Triticum dicoccoides isolate Atlit2015 ecotype Zavitan chromosome 4B, WEW_v2.0, whole genome shotgun sequence:
ACTCGCATCTCTGTACATGAACGCGCTATATCGCAGGATCCAAGATGGACGGCATCCACTGCATTTGGCAGTTTTGCAAATAAAAAATAAATTGGCGTGCCAAATACATATCTCgatagataaatatttttttgcatgagatagataaatagaaagatagacACATACATGTCGCCTAAAAaaccatacatacatacatacatacatacaaggtATTAACAAGTTATTCATATATTAATCAACTTTCGTAAATCTGTACGTGTGGGAATTTTGCATATAGATCTATCTTTGCAAAACTTGAGATGTGAATCAGAACCACTTAGAGATCTATCTTGTTTTCAAGAGACAGAAAAATGGTAAAAATTCACATGCAATTTGCCAAACCAAATACTACGTAGGAACAGTTGCTACAGTATTAATGATTCTTATTGCGCATAACAGACATTAGTATTTCTTGGGAGAAGCAAATATGCTAGTATAAGCAAATTCGAGAATTAAGGAGCAGGTACACGAGgaggcagtggcggagctagccgAGTCATCGCCACTGGTATGTCTTGTGAAGACGATGGGTTTTTGCAATCTGACTTGCAGTTATCCATAGTGTCGTAGCAGAAATCGTTTGCGAAACAGCAGAAGCAATACCCATGGCTGGTGCAACGGTAACGGCTTACATGAACGCATAGCCCATTTGGTATATCGACCTTCTCGCTGTGCATGCCATCCATGATtcggcctatatatatatatatatatatatatatatgaagtaaCAAACGAGCAGTTGTTATGCAATCGTTTCATTTCATTTTAGactagaataaaaataaataaacgcACATCATATCATATTAAACAGGAAACAAAAGAAAAAGGCCTTTCACTTCACTACGACATACATACAAttaagcaacagcagcagcagaacatatgagatgtactTATCATCGTCTTTGATTAACTTAAATTATCATTATTACCTGCTGCTCCGGACGATGTTGGCGGCGTTTGTCCCGCCGTGGTCGGAGCAGAGGCGCAGTTGCTggttgttagactatgtatagcttctgtacctatgtacgtatatggtacatattgtaacgcaaccattatatataatgagataagccacccctagagggttgtgctggttccccaaaacttattgtcttacatggtatcacgctaggttacgatcgcttccgcttctaaaccctaatacccgcaccgccgccgcagccgccgccgccttcaccgccgccgccgcgccaccgatcgcgccgccgccatgtcgagcgccgccaccaccggttccactgctgcgggcttcctcccggcctctcttgcggctctgctcaacctcccgctcgatgccgtctctgttccggctcgatcgggacaaggagcatcggctccgtcttctccacgccgccggcgccctcgcttgggcgtgacctcgtggtccacaccgcggcgccgccgtccgctgcggactccgcaggcgtcgtcccgccgctcctgccgcaagcggatcacactgccccgctggcggggttggcggcgtccgccccggccgcgggccttgcggcgtccgcaccggccgcgagctttgcggcgcccgccctggctgcggtcccgcctcctcccgcatcggcttcggtgcctccggctgcctccatggtgtttgcaccccaggcagcctcctcgatgggattgtcttcgccgccgtcgtttcacttcggtcatctcatcaccatcaagctctccgccgacaactacatcttctggcgtgcgcaggttctcccgctcttggggagtcactacctgctaggctacgtcgacggatcgcttccctgcccacccgcgctggtagacagcgtgcacggtccggtctacaatccggcccatcgcgtctggacggggcaggaccaggcgaacctctcctccatccaggggtcgctctcgccggcagttgctggccttgttgtcttcgcgaagacgtctcatgaggcctggaccatccttgagcgcacctttgcagcgcagtcccaggctcgtgtctctgcactccgtcgtcagcttggagagtgtcagaagcttgactccactgccactgagttctacaacaaggtcaagggcctcgccgacacattggcctccattggacagcccctcaccgactccgagttcaactcgtttattgtcaatggtcttgatgaggagtatgatgccttagtcgagatcatcaacgagcggggcaactcgacacccatgctggcacacgaggttttctctcggctccttctcactgagcaacgggtcgagactcgccgcaccaggggcactggctccctctcggccaacgccgccatcaagggtggccgctcttcttcatcaccccggtctcccttggggctgccaccgtcgcccgcctcggcccccccacctactgcgaccttaccgggggctggcggtccacgtgtgtgtcagctttgtggccgcgatgggcactgggcctccaagtgtcataagcgcttccagcgaagcttccttggtcttggcaatgacggcaaagatacacgcaacaatgcccgtcaggtcgccatggctgatcgtcccgcgccgcagaagcaacagggacacactcagtcctactccatcgatccacactggtacatggactctggggcgacagagcatctaaccagcgagatggggaagcttcacactcgtgaaccctatcatggctccgacaagatccacaccgccaatggagcaggtatgcacatctctcatattggtcaagcatctcttcccactagacatgccaataggagtcttcagcttcgcaatgttcttcgagttccatctgtgacccgtaatcttctttcagttcctaaactcacacgtgataataatgtgctttgtgaatttcacccttttgatctttttattaaggatcggggcacgagggacattcttcttagtgggcggttgtgccagggcctctaccgtctggagcatcctggtgtcgctcgtgttttcagtggagttcgggtctctccgtcacagtggcatgctcgtcttggtcacccggccacacctattgtccgtcatattttgcgtcgtcatgagcttcctagtttgtctagtcataaagatgtagcagtgtgtgatgcttgtcagcaggggaagagtcatcaacttcctttttcggagtccagtcgtgaggtgaaacatcctttagaacttgtgttttcagatgtatggggtcctgctcagacttctgtcagtggtcataattactatatcagtttcgttgatgcttatagtcgctttacctggctttacctgcggatgccacagagtacagtagcattattggtggacttcagtacttgacgatcacgagaccagatatctcttatgctgttaacagggtttgtcagtatcttcaggctcccagagatactcattgggctgctgttaaacgcattcttcgttatgttcagttcaccctgacatttggtatgcatattcggccgacttcctctcgggtcctttcggccttctctgatgcagattgggctggtagcccagatgacaggcgatccacggggggttatgcagtattctttggctctaatttgatcgcctggagtgctcggaaacaggctactgtgtcacgtagcagtactgaagctgagtacaaggctgtggctaatgctactgcagagattatttgggtgcagtctttgcttcaggagttgggtttgtctcaaccacagcctcctattctttggtgtgataacatcggtgctacatacctttctacaaatccagtatttcatgcccgaatgaaacacattgaagttgactatcactttgtacgggaacgtgtatcacagaagcaactccagatcaagtttatctcatctaaggatcaacttgcagacatcttcactaagcctttaccgctgccacagtttgaggcttgtaggcgcaatcttacccttctcagttctttagaaagtagcTAAgaatgagggagggtgttagactatgtatagcttctgtacctatgtacgtatatggtacatattgtaacacaaccattatatataatgagataagccacccctagagggttgtgctggttccccaaaacttattgtcttacactgGTGATGCTGAGCGGGATGCCGCACTTGTCGGGGAGGCCGTGGGCGCGTGTCTTGTTGACGTTGCCGAGCCCGAGCCCGAGCGCGAGGCAGAGGCACTCCGGCTTGGAGCTGACGACGATGGCGAGCTGCGAGCAGCACGACTTGGGCGGCGTGGTCTCGTTCCCCGTGATGTAGTTGTGGCACGGCGACATGTCGATCAGCGTCTGCATGCACCCGCCCGCCGTCGACTGCGCCGAGGCCAGGATCGCCGCGACGACGAGCGCCGCTGCGCCGAGCATCGACGCCGCCCTCGCTGCCATTTCTTGCTCCGCTTGCTTGCTTGAACAACACCGTACcggccgtctctctctctctctctctctctctctctctaggtggAGAACAGTGGTGGTTGCCTTGCCTCGGGAGCTGTTCTTGTGGCCCGTGATTGCCTTGTATATACTCCTATATAGGTGGAGACTGGAGAAGGTGGCAGCAGGAACAAGACACGACCGAGATCGACTCCTACCGTCCTACGTGCTGGTTGGCTGAAATTTCCTATAGCTGCATGCCTTTTTCTATGACTTGTAGACACATGTCATGTGCTATATACTAGTGCTAGTACATGCCATGCATCTGTCATGGGACGAGTTATGTACGTACTCGTACACTGCACGTACGTACGCATTGGGGAGATGACAACTTGATTTGGCCACGTACGTATACAAGTCTATATATAGCTAGGCACGCCTAAGTTGGTGGTCGCCGGCCTGCTGCCTGCGTGTAGAGCCTTGCATTCATCAATCAAGAAGCCAGTTTGCGTGCAACATTTAGCAAGTGGTGAGTGCACTACGTACGTACGATAAAGCTAGATGGTTTGGTACGATAGTGACGACGCATTACATCTTTTCTTTACCATAAACTGCAGGTCGGCTAGCAACTTGCCCGAAGAAAGCACTGAGTGAACTTTCATTCGGCGCAGATTAGTTATGTAGAGTAACATCCAAGTACCACACCATGGCTCGTCTCTCCCAGATAGGCACATATCATTTTGAACAAGGAGCGAAATTGATATCCTCCGTGCCATGGTTTGGACAACTACTTGTTCTTTCAACTCATGCCACGGGTTTCCAGCTCATCGGAGTCCATAAGGTGTTACCCCCTTTTGAtgtttggttaataagatggccgcatgcatctttctgatgctgaggccggggagccccccttttcgaaaaaaaagatgTTACCCCAAGTACCCACTAGGCACTCAAGCCTGGCTTTATCAGCCGCTACCGCTGATGTTTATGAGCGTCCGTTACCACACTAGTGGATACAAATTATTATATATTAAGGCACATGTAACGTAGCTAGCTTAGGGGGGCATGGGGTACATCCCTTCCGCCCGGCTACAGGTTCGGGACTCCTTTATTCTCAAACCCATATGCAATAAGAGCatagttaatagtatagccagctgctggctataagtcaGTGTCATGTCATCTACaatccatcttatagccaacatgtacaatagtatacCAAGAGAGTGTATTACTTTTTTATTTTGTGgctcacctttcattctcacaaagtgcctagaagcacgtgctagagctggctcttcaccaaGAGTCCTCTTaccatctctctcctcttttctttcctccaactaagcagaaatacacTAGTTTATTccctatag
This window encodes:
- the LOC119293094 gene encoding non-specific lipid-transfer protein 4.1-like, with protein sequence MAARAASMLGAAALVVAAILASAQSTAGGCMQTLIDMSPCHNYITGNETTPPKSCCSQLAIVVSSKPECLCLALGLGLGNVNKTRAHGLPDKCGIPLSITSVRQ